One region of Cytobacillus sp. IB215665 genomic DNA includes:
- the trmL gene encoding tRNA (uridine(34)/cytosine(34)/5-carboxymethylaminomethyluridine(34)-2'-O)-methyltransferase TrmL, whose amino-acid sequence MGIHVVLYQPEIPANTGNIARTCAATDTTLHLIRPLGFSTDDKMLRRAGLDYWQFVNIHYYDSLQEIFDKHENGHFYFITKFGKKAHTDFDYSGQDTDHFFVFGRETNGLPDEIIKNNMDYCLRLPMNDNVRSLNLSNTAAILVYEALRQQEYPGLS is encoded by the coding sequence TTGGGAATACATGTTGTACTATATCAACCAGAAATACCAGCTAATACAGGGAATATTGCTCGCACATGTGCTGCAACTGATACGACATTACATTTAATCCGCCCATTAGGGTTTTCAACTGATGACAAGATGCTTCGTCGGGCCGGACTAGACTATTGGCAATTCGTAAATATTCATTATTACGACTCATTACAAGAAATTTTTGATAAGCATGAAAATGGACACTTTTATTTTATTACGAAATTCGGTAAAAAGGCACATACAGACTTTGACTATAGTGGTCAAGATACTGATCATTTTTTTGTGTTTGGTCGTGAAACGAATGGTTTACCAGATGAAATAATTAAAAACAACATGGACTATTGTTTACGTTTACCTATGAATGATAATGTACGTTCATTAAACTTATCGAATACAGCAGCAATTCTTGTGTATGAAGCATTACGTCAGCAAGAATATCCAGGCTTGTCGTAA
- a CDS encoding PrkA family serine protein kinase, producing MDILKKIETYREEEQRLKWEGTFADYLDILKEKPYVAQSAHSRVYNMIKDAGIEDVNGSKHYRFFSHKLFGLEEALERLVEEYFHPSAKRLDVRKRILLLMGPVSGGKSTLVTILKRGLEAYSHTDRGAIYAIKGCPMHEDPLHLIPHHLREDFFDEYGIRVEGNLSPLNMMRLEEEYGGQIENVLVERIFFSEDKRTGIGTFSPSDPKSQDIADLTGSIDFSTIAEFGSESDPRAYRFDGELNKANRGMMEFQEMLKCDEKFLWHLLSLTQEGNFKAGRFALISADELIVAHTNETEYRSFISNKKNEALHSRIIVMPVPYNLKVSEEEHIYTKMIRESDVANVHIAPHTLRVAAMFTILTRLKEPKKNDIDLVKKMRLYDGESVEGFNPIDVEELKKEYPDEGMSGIDPRYVINRISSTIIRKEVPAINALDVLRSLKEGLDQHPSISSEEREKFLNYISIARKEYDEIAKKEVQKAFVYSYEESAKTLMDNYLDNVEAYCNKNKLRDPLTGEEMNPDEKLMRSIEEQIGISENAKKAFREEILIRISAYARKGKRFEYNSHERLREAIQKKLFADLKDVVKITTSTKTPDEQQLKKINEVVARLVDEHGYNSTSANELLRYVGSLLNR from the coding sequence ATGGATATTTTAAAGAAAATTGAAACGTACAGAGAGGAAGAACAGCGGCTTAAATGGGAAGGTACCTTCGCGGATTATTTAGATATTTTAAAAGAAAAACCATATGTAGCACAATCTGCTCACTCTAGAGTGTACAATATGATTAAAGATGCAGGAATAGAAGATGTAAATGGAAGTAAACATTATAGATTTTTTAGTCATAAATTATTCGGTTTAGAAGAAGCATTGGAGAGACTAGTAGAAGAATATTTTCATCCTTCAGCAAAACGTCTAGATGTCCGTAAACGTATATTATTATTAATGGGTCCTGTAAGTGGAGGGAAATCAACACTAGTAACCATTTTGAAAAGAGGGCTTGAAGCATATTCTCATACTGACCGAGGAGCAATTTATGCAATTAAAGGGTGCCCGATGCATGAAGACCCACTACACCTGATTCCGCATCATCTTAGGGAAGATTTTTTTGATGAATATGGAATTAGAGTCGAAGGGAACTTATCGCCCCTTAATATGATGAGATTGGAAGAAGAATACGGTGGTCAAATTGAAAATGTATTAGTGGAACGAATATTCTTTTCTGAAGATAAGCGTACTGGTATTGGAACATTTAGTCCTTCTGATCCGAAATCACAAGATATAGCTGATTTAACTGGAAGTATTGATTTTTCGACAATAGCTGAATTTGGCTCAGAATCAGACCCTCGGGCATATAGGTTTGATGGGGAGTTAAATAAAGCAAACAGAGGAATGATGGAATTTCAAGAAATGCTGAAGTGTGATGAGAAATTTTTATGGCATTTATTATCTCTTACACAAGAAGGAAACTTCAAGGCTGGTCGTTTTGCACTAATAAGTGCAGATGAATTAATTGTTGCACATACGAACGAAACTGAGTATAGGTCATTTATTTCTAATAAGAAAAATGAAGCCTTACATTCTCGTATTATTGTTATGCCTGTACCATACAATTTAAAGGTTTCTGAGGAAGAGCATATTTATACAAAAATGATTAGAGAGAGCGATGTTGCTAACGTTCATATTGCACCGCATACTTTACGTGTAGCTGCAATGTTTACAATCTTAACAAGGCTTAAGGAACCGAAAAAAAATGATATTGATTTAGTTAAAAAAATGCGGTTGTATGATGGAGAATCAGTGGAAGGCTTTAACCCTATAGATGTGGAAGAATTGAAGAAAGAGTATCCAGATGAAGGAATGAGTGGGATTGATCCGAGGTATGTAATCAATCGAATATCATCAACAATTATTAGAAAAGAAGTGCCAGCTATTAATGCATTGGATGTTCTTAGGTCCTTAAAAGAAGGCTTAGATCAGCATCCATCGATATCAAGCGAAGAACGTGAGAAGTTTTTAAATTATATCTCTATTGCTCGCAAAGAATATGACGAAATAGCGAAAAAAGAAGTACAAAAAGCCTTTGTTTATTCATATGAGGAATCAGCTAAGACGCTGATGGATAATTATTTAGATAATGTTGAAGCGTATTGTAATAAAAATAAACTTCGAGACCCATTAACGGGTGAAGAAATGAATCCAGATGAAAAGCTAATGCGTTCAATCGAAGAGCAAATTGGCATTTCGGAAAATGCTAAAAAAGCTTTCAGAGAAGAAATTCTCATTCGAATTTCTGCGTATGCTCGCAAAGGGAAAAGATTTGAATATAATTCTCATGAACGTTTACGTGAAGCTATTCAGAAGAAATTATTTGCAGACTTAAAAGATGTAGTCAAAATAACAACATCAACGAAAACACCAGATGAACAACAATTGAAGAAGATTAACGAAGTTGTTGCAAGGTTAGTTGATGAACATGGCTATAATTCTACATCAGCAAATGAATTACTGCGTTATGTTGGTAGCTTGTTAAATAGATAA
- a CDS encoding YhgE/Pip domain-containing protein: MNAFKLLVTDLGKLTSKKGMLLSVILVLLVPIVYVAILLSSTWGPYDYMSNLPVAVVNKDKGAMSGDEPINIGEELVADMKQSMTLGFHFVNEELAHKGLTNQDYYMVIEIPEDFSQRITTVLTESPRVPELLYYQNEGLNFTAAQVTSGATEKIREQLGNKITEIYTQSLFAQLGEISSGFESAAEGSDQLYSGSMELREGTGSMLSSLQQKAPEINQLAAGSQELEAGTQQLLTSLISKQGSIDELASGSKDLEDAIGLLLTTIKQGSAQIDVLAEGGEMLANGSQELADYTPQILQGLNDAYNGSVSLNSGMELLAPGSQEVANGINGIIAGTKDLAENMQTLLTLLEAYNATHNLNSDENFTTILALSNGISAGINELVNDTQTKLKPGADLVAQGLDEAAPSVKQLEAGLGELIIGQEAVNNGVLDLDAGAKQIADGTAIVSSSWSSIINNLSSIHSGASMIRIGNNDVNTGWKTLTEGTTIINSNMQLLNEGNQSVQSGWDDLTNGVLQLDAGAGQIEEGSKELALGLEEGAQQTTSINASDKNIAMFSSPVQLVEEKVSGFEYYRDSTAPYIISLALFVGILMMSFIIDFKKPSEPELPTSAISLFASKFMTLTLFSVVQGLLVSIVTILFLQLNVVNVVSFILFTIFVSLTFMTIIFFLVSLAGNVGRFLAFVFIVLQLSITGANLPIDMLPENLRNLSELLPLTYTNAGFKSIISLNDTGFIWSNTSVLLIYFVIFSVLTLSTFLFGTKKLAHDQSLSA, from the coding sequence ATGAATGCATTTAAATTACTGGTAACTGATCTTGGAAAGTTAACTAGTAAAAAGGGGATGTTATTATCTGTCATCCTTGTACTTCTCGTTCCTATTGTTTACGTAGCCATCCTACTTTCATCTACATGGGGACCATATGATTATATGTCAAATTTACCTGTTGCTGTCGTCAATAAGGACAAAGGTGCCATGTCAGGTGATGAGCCTATTAATATTGGTGAAGAATTAGTCGCTGATATGAAGCAAAGCATGACACTGGGCTTTCACTTTGTTAATGAAGAATTAGCTCATAAAGGGTTAACAAATCAAGATTATTACATGGTTATTGAAATTCCTGAAGATTTCTCTCAAAGAATTACAACAGTACTAACTGAGAGCCCTAGGGTACCTGAACTCCTTTATTACCAAAATGAAGGCTTGAACTTTACAGCTGCTCAAGTAACAAGTGGAGCTACAGAAAAAATTCGGGAGCAACTCGGGAATAAAATAACTGAGATTTATACACAAAGTCTTTTTGCGCAGCTTGGTGAAATATCAAGTGGTTTTGAATCTGCTGCAGAAGGCTCAGATCAATTATATTCTGGTTCAATGGAATTACGTGAAGGAACAGGGTCAATGCTATCTTCTTTACAACAAAAAGCTCCAGAAATTAATCAATTAGCTGCTGGTTCACAAGAGCTTGAAGCCGGTACACAGCAATTGTTAACATCTTTAATTTCAAAGCAGGGAAGTATTGATGAATTAGCTAGTGGATCAAAGGACCTTGAAGACGCGATAGGATTATTACTAACTACAATTAAACAGGGCTCTGCGCAGATCGATGTATTAGCTGAGGGTGGAGAAATGTTAGCAAATGGTAGTCAAGAGCTTGCAGATTATACTCCACAAATCCTCCAAGGGTTAAATGATGCATATAACGGAAGTGTGAGTTTAAATAGTGGTATGGAACTACTTGCACCTGGAAGTCAGGAAGTCGCTAATGGTATCAATGGTATTATTGCAGGAACAAAAGATTTAGCAGAAAATATGCAAACTCTACTTACTCTCCTAGAAGCTTACAATGCCACTCATAATCTTAATTCTGATGAAAACTTCACAACTATACTAGCACTAAGTAACGGAATATCAGCAGGCATTAATGAATTGGTGAATGACACCCAAACTAAGCTGAAGCCTGGAGCTGATCTAGTTGCTCAAGGACTAGACGAAGCTGCACCAAGTGTAAAACAATTAGAGGCAGGACTTGGTGAGTTAATAATTGGTCAAGAAGCAGTAAATAATGGTGTTTTAGATTTAGATGCAGGAGCTAAACAAATTGCCGATGGAACAGCTATTGTAAGTTCATCTTGGAGTTCAATAATAAATAACTTATCTTCTATTCATAGTGGAGCTTCAATGATTAGGATAGGCAACAATGATGTTAATACTGGATGGAAAACACTAACAGAAGGTACAACTATCATTAATAGTAATATGCAACTACTTAATGAAGGTAATCAAAGCGTACAATCAGGTTGGGACGATTTAACAAACGGTGTATTACAACTAGATGCGGGTGCTGGCCAAATTGAAGAGGGCAGCAAGGAGCTAGCATTAGGACTTGAAGAAGGTGCTCAACAAACTACTAGCATCAATGCTTCGGATAAAAATATTGCAATGTTTTCATCACCTGTGCAACTTGTTGAAGAGAAAGTAAGCGGCTTCGAATACTACCGTGATTCTACTGCTCCATATATCATATCTCTTGCGCTTTTTGTAGGTATCTTAATGATGTCTTTCATCATAGACTTTAAAAAGCCATCTGAGCCAGAGCTACCAACATCAGCCATAAGCTTGTTTGCTAGTAAATTTATGACGTTGACATTATTTTCAGTAGTCCAGGGATTATTAGTTTCCATCGTTACGATACTATTCTTACAGCTGAATGTAGTAAACGTTGTCTCATTCATATTATTTACTATATTCGTTAGTTTAACATTCATGACGATTATCTTCTTCCTTGTATCTCTTGCTGGAAATGTTGGACGTTTCCTAGCGTTTGTTTTTATCGTTCTTCAGTTATCAATAACTGGCGCTAACCTACCTATTGATATGTTACCAGAGAATTTACGAAATTTGAGTGAACTCCTCCCATTAACATATACAAATGCTGGATTTAAGTCTATTATTTCACTTAATGATACTGGCTTCATATGGTCAAACACTTCAGTTTTACTCATTTACTTTGTGATTTTCTCAGTGCTTACATTAAGTACATTTTTATTTGGTACAAAAAAGCTTGCGCATGATCAAAGTTTGTCTGCGTAA
- a CDS encoding beta-propeller fold lactonase family protein, protein MATVVIDVSTHRVIVTLLPAGISGVSVTPDGKLAYVTNLDDDIVSVIDVKTLKVVATILIEQGPIDVAFTPDGKLAYVINSASEQGNTVTVIDVKTHSIIATIMVGLNPNVVAFTPDGKIAYVINSASKQSNTVTVIDVKTHSVIATVMVGQAPFDVAFTPDGKIAYATNNGSSSQSDNTVSVIDVKTHSVIATVMVGQAPFNVAFTPDGKLAYVTNAFNATVSVIDVKTHSVITTVMVGQVPFDVTFTPDGKLAYVTNAFNATVSVIDVKTHSVIATVQVGKGPFDVAFTPDGKIAYVTNEDDVKISVIDVKTHSVIATIPIDLQLGRIAFTPDGKLAFVAELT, encoded by the coding sequence GTGGCTACTGTTGTTATTGATGTGAGCACTCATAGAGTTATCGTTACTTTGTTACCAGCAGGCATTTCAGGTGTTTCTGTCACGCCAGATGGTAAGCTGGCTTATGTTACAAATCTTGATGATGATATTGTATCAGTTATTGATGTGAAAACTCTTAAAGTGGTTGCTACTATTCTGATTGAGCAAGGTCCAATTGATGTCGCCTTCACACCTGATGGAAAACTCGCTTACGTGATTAATAGTGCCTCTGAACAAGGTAATACTGTTACAGTCATCGATGTGAAAACTCATAGCATCATTGCTACTATTATGGTTGGCCTCAACCCAAATGTTGTCGCCTTCACACCTGATGGCAAAATCGCTTACGTGATTAATAGTGCCTCTAAACAAAGTAATACTGTTACAGTCATCGATGTGAAAACTCATAGTGTCATTGCTACTGTTATGGTTGGGCAAGCTCCATTTGATGTCGCCTTTACACCAGACGGAAAAATCGCTTATGCCACTAATAATGGATCTTCTAGCCAATCAGATAATACAGTATCTGTGATTGATGTGAAAACTCATAGTGTCATTGCTACTGTTATGGTTGGGCAAGCTCCTTTCAATGTCGCCTTCACGCCAGATGGGAAACTCGCTTATGTCACTAATGCATTTAATGCCACAGTATCAGTCATCGATGTTAAAACTCATAGCGTCATTACTACTGTTATGGTTGGGCAAGTACCATTTGATGTCACCTTCACGCCAGATGGGAAACTCGCTTATGTCACTAATGCATTTAATGCCACAGTATCAGTCATCGATGTTAAAACTCATAGCGTCATTGCTACTGTTCAAGTTGGGAAAGGTCCATTTGATGTCGCCTTCACACCTGATGGGAAAATCGCTTATGTTACTAATGAAGATGATGTTAAAATATCAGTCATCGATGTGAAAACTCATAGTGTGATTGCTACTATTCCTATAGATCTCCAATTAGGAAGGATTGCTTTCACGCCCGATGGAAAATTGGCTTTTGTAGCAGAATTAACATAA
- the yhbH gene encoding sporulation protein YhbH: MSAKNVRSFVVSREDWSLHRKGHDDQQRHQEKVQEAIRNNLPDLITEESIVMSNGREVIKIPIRSLDEYKIRYNYDKNKHTGQGDGESKIGDVIARDGTPSKKGAGKGQGAGDQPGEDYYEAEVSLMELEQALFKELELPNLKQKDQDEIVIDKIEFNDIRRTGLTGNIDKRRTMLSAYKRNAMQGNPSFHPIYREDIKYKTWNEVIKHESKAVVIAMMDTSGSMGIWEKYMARSFFFWMTRFLRTKYETVELVFIAHHTEAKVVSEEDFFSKGESGGTICSSVYRKALEVIDNKYNPALYNIYPFHFSDGDNLTSDNARCVKHVKELMEISNIFGYGEVNQYNRHSTLMSAYKNIKDEKFRYYILKQKADVFHAMKSFFRKEEEKLYA; the protein is encoded by the coding sequence ATGTCAGCAAAAAATGTGCGATCGTTTGTGGTTTCACGTGAAGATTGGTCCCTCCATCGTAAAGGACATGATGACCAGCAAAGGCATCAAGAAAAAGTACAAGAAGCAATTCGTAACAATTTGCCAGATTTAATAACAGAAGAAAGTATTGTCATGTCAAATGGACGGGAAGTAATAAAAATCCCAATTCGTTCATTAGATGAATATAAAATTCGATACAATTATGATAAGAATAAGCATACTGGTCAAGGAGATGGAGAGAGTAAAATTGGTGATGTAATTGCACGTGATGGTACACCTTCCAAAAAAGGTGCAGGTAAAGGGCAAGGGGCTGGTGATCAGCCAGGAGAGGATTATTACGAAGCAGAAGTTTCTTTAATGGAATTAGAACAAGCGCTATTTAAAGAGTTAGAGCTTCCTAACTTAAAGCAAAAAGATCAAGATGAAATTGTTATTGATAAAATAGAATTTAATGACATAAGACGGACTGGTCTAACTGGAAACATTGATAAAAGAAGAACGATGCTCTCCGCCTATAAAAGAAATGCAATGCAAGGTAATCCAAGTTTTCATCCTATATATCGAGAAGATATAAAATATAAAACATGGAATGAAGTTATAAAACATGAGTCAAAAGCGGTTGTCATTGCAATGATGGATACGAGTGGAAGTATGGGAATTTGGGAAAAGTATATGGCTCGTAGCTTTTTCTTCTGGATGACCCGTTTTTTGAGGACTAAATATGAAACAGTTGAATTAGTATTCATTGCCCACCATACAGAAGCAAAAGTTGTTTCTGAAGAGGATTTCTTTTCGAAAGGAGAGAGTGGAGGAACAATTTGTTCTTCAGTTTACCGTAAAGCACTTGAAGTAATTGATAATAAATATAACCCGGCTCTATACAACATTTATCCATTTCATTTTTCAGATGGAGATAATCTTACTTCCGATAACGCGAGATGTGTTAAGCATGTGAAAGAGCTTATGGAGATATCAAATATTTTCGGGTATGGTGAAGTGAATCAGTATAACCGTCACTCCACATTAATGTCAGCTTATAAAAATATAAAAGATGAAAAGTTCAGGTACTATATTTTAAAACAAAAAGCTGATGTATTCCATGCGATGAAAAGTTTTTTTAGAAAAGAAGAGGAAAAATTGTATGCATAA
- a CDS encoding tyrosine-type recombinase/integrase encodes MNDNDYLLKSLRGSNHIKRSQAWKILNEAAKEVGVSECGCHSTRKTFGYFFNKKYKDIALLQEIFNHSHPSVTLRYIGISQDLVDEAVDDFSL; translated from the coding sequence TTGAATGACAATGATTATTTATTAAAGTCATTACGTGGCTCCAATCATATTAAAAGATCACAAGCATGGAAAATTCTAAATGAAGCAGCAAAAGAGGTTGGGGTGTCTGAGTGTGGATGTCATTCAACGCGAAAGACGTTCGGATACTTCTTTAACAAGAAATATAAGGATATAGCTTTACTTCAAGAAATATTTAACCACAGTCACCCTTCTGTTACCTTGAGGTATATCGGTATTAGTCAAGACCTTGTGGATGAAGCTGTGGATGATTTTAGCTTATAA